In the Jatrophihabitans endophyticus genome, one interval contains:
- a CDS encoding class I SAM-dependent methyltransferase, with the protein MNTTRLDPEVRALQALTEGDPDAALHSTASSSSVLGTALHRYLAAGPTLDGSVYTDPRAFQAFITGGGNVGLYAAASAALAARYLDTAPTAVLDIGCGDGMALVPALEQAGRTVSRADLVELSPALLRTAVQRVEELALPSTAFAGSAQDFVRQLDPQARWDVAQSTFALHALPEEDRDDVLRALRTRVQRLVVVEFDVRTADADRAEHLRFLASSYEQGLSEYEGEARALVAAGFLMPVLVGQLLPGASRMTYEQTADQWSEQLRRCGYQHVERTELYPYWSSPAFLVTGTGS; encoded by the coding sequence ATGAACACGACGAGACTCGACCCTGAGGTCCGAGCCCTGCAGGCACTGACCGAGGGCGACCCCGACGCCGCCCTGCACAGCACCGCATCCTCGTCGAGCGTGCTGGGCACCGCGCTGCACCGCTACCTTGCCGCCGGGCCGACGCTGGACGGGTCGGTCTACACCGATCCCCGAGCCTTCCAAGCCTTCATCACCGGCGGCGGCAACGTGGGTCTCTACGCCGCGGCCTCCGCCGCGCTGGCCGCGCGCTACCTCGACACCGCCCCGACCGCCGTGCTCGACATCGGGTGTGGCGACGGGATGGCGCTCGTCCCCGCCCTCGAACAGGCCGGCCGGACCGTCTCCCGCGCCGACCTCGTCGAGCTGTCACCCGCCCTGCTGCGCACCGCGGTGCAGCGCGTCGAGGAGCTGGCACTGCCGTCGACCGCCTTCGCAGGATCGGCGCAGGACTTCGTCCGCCAGCTCGATCCGCAGGCGCGGTGGGACGTCGCGCAATCGACGTTCGCGCTCCACGCGCTGCCCGAGGAGGACCGTGACGACGTGTTGCGCGCCCTGCGAACCCGGGTGCAGCGACTCGTCGTCGTCGAGTTCGACGTCCGGACGGCCGACGCCGACCGTGCCGAGCATCTGCGCTTCCTCGCCAGCAGCTACGAGCAGGGGCTCTCGGAGTACGAGGGCGAGGCCCGAGCCCTGGTGGCAGCCGGCTTCCTCATGCCCGTGCTGGTGGGACAGCTGCTGCCCGGCGCGTCGCGCATGACCTACGAGCAGACCGCCGACCAGTGGTCCGAGCAGCTGCGCCGGTGCGGTTACCAGCACGTCGAGCGCACCGAGCTCTACCCGTACTGGTCGTCGCCGGCGTTCCTCGTCACCGGGACCGGTTCGTAG
- a CDS encoding MFS transporter codes for MSDQTHTSHDTAQDPHRWLILAVVGVAQLMVVLDATIVNIALPSAQRDLGFSIDDRQWVVSSYAIAFGALLLLGGRLGDLFGRRRLLVLGLIGFAGASAVGGAAGNFETLIAARIAQGVFGALLAPAALATVATSFTNPAERGKAFGIFSAIAGVGAGAGLLLGGVLTDLLSWRWCLYVNIVFALVAVVGTRVMKGDDSGVSRHRVLDLPGAVTATGGLFLLVFGVSRAETSGWGSASTIAFLVAGAALLVVFALVERRSSHPLLPPRVVADPARTGSYFAIAMLGVTIFGVFLFLTFYLQQNLDYSPLKSGLAFMPLNLTILAVSGVTATQLLPKVGPRILISAGLMFAAVAAVLLAQLDTSSGYVGGVLPALFAAGIGAGFLFPTTFAAGTAGVDRHDAGVASAMVNTAQQVGGSVGIAFLSTIFADSLKDTFAENPRTNPAGAAIDGYTTVFWWAAAISAAAAVIAFVLVRNSPAADGSSDAEPASPAAMH; via the coding sequence TTGTCTGACCAGACCCACACCTCGCACGACACGGCCCAGGATCCGCACCGCTGGCTGATCCTCGCCGTCGTGGGCGTCGCGCAGCTGATGGTGGTGCTGGATGCCACCATCGTGAACATCGCCCTGCCTTCGGCGCAGCGGGACCTCGGGTTCTCGATCGACGACCGGCAGTGGGTGGTCAGCTCGTACGCGATCGCGTTCGGTGCGCTGCTGCTGTTGGGCGGCCGCCTCGGTGACCTGTTCGGGCGTCGCCGGCTGCTCGTCCTCGGGTTGATCGGCTTCGCCGGCGCCTCGGCGGTCGGCGGCGCGGCCGGCAACTTCGAGACCCTGATCGCCGCGCGTATCGCGCAGGGGGTGTTCGGTGCGTTGCTGGCTCCGGCGGCGCTGGCCACGGTCGCGACCAGCTTCACCAACCCCGCGGAGCGGGGCAAGGCATTCGGAATCTTCAGCGCCATCGCCGGTGTCGGCGCCGGGGCCGGCCTGCTGCTCGGCGGAGTCCTCACCGACCTGCTGTCCTGGCGTTGGTGCCTCTACGTCAACATCGTGTTCGCACTCGTCGCCGTCGTCGGCACCCGTGTCATGAAGGGCGACGACAGCGGTGTGAGCCGACACCGAGTGCTCGACCTGCCCGGCGCCGTCACCGCCACCGGAGGACTCTTCCTGCTCGTGTTCGGGGTGTCCCGCGCCGAGACCAGCGGCTGGGGCTCGGCCTCGACGATCGCGTTCCTGGTCGCCGGCGCCGCGCTGCTCGTGGTCTTCGCACTCGTCGAACGGCGAAGCTCGCATCCGCTGCTGCCGCCGCGCGTCGTCGCCGACCCGGCCCGCACCGGCTCGTACTTCGCGATCGCCATGCTCGGCGTCACCATCTTCGGCGTCTTCCTGTTCCTCACCTTCTACCTGCAGCAGAACCTCGACTACTCGCCGCTCAAGAGCGGGCTGGCGTTCATGCCGCTGAACCTGACCATCCTCGCCGTCTCGGGCGTGACCGCCACCCAACTCCTGCCCAAGGTCGGGCCGCGGATCCTCATCTCCGCCGGCCTGATGTTCGCCGCCGTGGCCGCCGTCCTGCTGGCGCAGCTGGACACGTCCTCGGGCTACGTCGGCGGCGTGCTGCCCGCCCTGTTCGCCGCCGGCATCGGCGCCGGGTTCCTCTTCCCGACCACGTTCGCGGCGGGCACCGCCGGCGTCGACCGGCACGACGCCGGCGTGGCGTCGGCGATGGTCAACACCGCGCAACAGGTCGGCGGGTCGGTCGGCATCGCGTTCCTGTCGACCATCTTCGCCGACAGCCTCAAGGACACGTTCGCCGAGAACCCGCGCACCAACCCCGCGGGCGCGGCCATCGACGGCTACACCACCGTGTTCTGGTGGGCCGCCGCGATCAGCGCAGCCGCCGCCGTCATCGCGTTCGTCCTGGTGCGCAACAGCCCGGCCGCCGACGGCTCCAGCGACGCGGAGCCGGCTTCCCCGGCCGCCATGCACTGA
- a CDS encoding transporter substrate-binding domain-containing protein translates to MRDVLAPRRVLRASINLGNPVLAQGDAEQPRGVTVDLARAIADALGVPLELVCFDAARHSFEALTSGRVDVAFLAVEPARAEQVAFTPPYVVIDGVYVVPEASSITSASDVDRPGLRIGVKRGSAYDLFLTRTLEHAELVRGDEGVDVYLADGLDVGAGIRQPVQRFVAQHSGQRVVTERFMQIRQAVALPRSCPPDAVGYVADLVERRRADGSIASWLRASGQPDAEVAPPAA, encoded by the coding sequence GTGCGTGACGTGCTGGCACCGAGAAGGGTGTTGCGCGCCTCGATCAATCTCGGCAACCCGGTGCTGGCGCAGGGCGATGCCGAGCAGCCGCGTGGGGTCACCGTCGACCTGGCTCGCGCGATCGCCGATGCGCTGGGGGTGCCGCTCGAGCTGGTCTGCTTCGACGCGGCTCGACACTCGTTCGAGGCACTCACGAGCGGCCGCGTCGACGTCGCCTTCCTGGCCGTGGAACCGGCCCGGGCCGAGCAGGTGGCGTTCACGCCGCCCTACGTGGTGATCGACGGCGTGTACGTCGTGCCCGAAGCATCGTCGATCACGTCGGCGTCCGACGTCGACCGCCCAGGCCTGCGTATCGGCGTCAAACGCGGTTCCGCCTACGACCTCTTCCTCACTCGCACGCTCGAGCATGCCGAACTGGTCCGCGGAGACGAAGGCGTCGACGTGTACCTCGCCGACGGACTCGACGTCGGCGCCGGGATCCGGCAGCCCGTCCAGCGCTTCGTAGCGCAGCATTCCGGCCAGCGGGTCGTGACCGAACGGTTCATGCAGATCCGGCAGGCCGTCGCACTGCCACGGTCCTGTCCGCCCGACGCAGTCGGCTACGTCGCCGACCTCGTCGAACGCCGCAGAGCAGACGGGTCGATAGCCAGCTGGTTGCGCGCGTCCGGGCAGCCCGACGCCGAGGTCGCACCGCCGGCCGCGTGA
- a CDS encoding chemotaxis protein CheA, with the protein MDGMDEIVAEFLVESHENLDQLDRDLVALEQAPDSRDLLASIFRTIHTLKGTSGFLAFSRLEELTHVGENLLARLRDGVMRMSPATTDVLLAMVDSVRELLAAIESTGSDAEVDVADAVEAVRAVLEAGDAPAAPAAPAPTPAPAEAPAVAAEPTPAPAAAVPATPAAAANPPAAQPSAAPAAKPAPAPAAKPAAKPAPAPAASAAGDEGGARRAIADSSIRVDVELLDSLMRLVGELVLTRNQVLRRASQSTDTDLVRATQRLNIIATELQEEVMKTRMQPMEHLWSKLPRVVRDLGTQCGKTVSLEMVGKETELDRTLLEAVKDPLTHLVRNAVDHGIEEPAAREAVGKSRQGTLTLRAFHEGGQVVVEVGDDGAGIDPEKIGESAVRKGLVTADQAAAMSPTDVLQLIFKPGFSTAAAVTNVSGRGVGMDVVKTNIENIGGTIEVESQPGLGTTCRLRIPLTLAIVPALTVDCAGDTFAVPQVNLLELVALDSATAKDRDAIEHVGGAEVYRLRGQLLPLVRLDALLHRERSGEEGRSGVIAVLQSEGRRFGLVVDRVVNTEDIVVKPLSRLLKSIGIYSGATILGDGRVSLILDVQCIARTALRAEAMERVDHAGKGDGLLSTDQERMLVVGLGEDRRVAIPLASVTRLEEVRIAEIEHVGHREVIRRQDGILPLIRLEQLLGGYGDPERETLPIVVYASEGRSVAMGVDSILDIVDASAAARSDIDDSGLLGSLIVKERVTELLDVRSAILAADPRFYQSADFADEFAIEVPA; encoded by the coding sequence GTGGACGGCATGGATGAGATCGTCGCCGAGTTCCTCGTCGAGAGTCACGAGAACCTCGACCAGCTGGACCGCGACCTCGTCGCGCTCGAGCAGGCGCCCGACTCGCGTGACCTGCTCGCGAGCATCTTCCGCACCATTCACACGCTGAAGGGGACGAGCGGCTTCCTCGCGTTCTCGCGCCTCGAGGAGCTCACGCACGTGGGCGAGAACCTGCTCGCCCGGCTGCGCGACGGTGTCATGCGCATGAGCCCCGCCACCACCGACGTGCTCCTGGCGATGGTGGACTCGGTGCGCGAGCTGCTCGCCGCGATCGAGTCGACCGGGTCGGACGCCGAGGTCGATGTCGCCGACGCCGTCGAGGCCGTCCGCGCCGTGCTCGAGGCCGGTGACGCACCGGCCGCGCCGGCCGCGCCCGCCCCCACCCCTGCCCCCGCCGAGGCTCCCGCGGTCGCCGCCGAGCCCACCCCTGCTCCCGCGGCCGCGGTGCCCGCCACCCCCGCGGCCGCGGCGAATCCTCCCGCGGCCCAGCCGAGCGCCGCGCCAGCCGCGAAGCCCGCGCCGGCGCCCGCCGCCAAGCCCGCCGCCAAGCCCGCGCCCGCCCCCGCGGCATCGGCCGCCGGTGACGAGGGCGGCGCCCGCCGCGCCATCGCCGACTCCTCGATCCGCGTCGACGTCGAGCTGCTCGACTCGCTGATGCGCCTCGTCGGCGAGCTCGTGCTGACCCGCAACCAGGTGCTGCGGCGCGCGTCGCAGTCGACCGACACCGACCTCGTCCGGGCCACCCAGCGGCTCAACATCATCGCCACCGAGCTGCAGGAAGAGGTCATGAAGACCCGCATGCAGCCGATGGAGCACCTCTGGTCGAAGCTGCCGCGCGTCGTGCGCGACCTCGGCACGCAGTGCGGCAAGACCGTCTCCCTGGAGATGGTCGGCAAGGAGACCGAGCTCGACCGCACGCTGCTCGAGGCGGTCAAGGACCCGCTGACCCACCTCGTGCGCAACGCCGTGGACCACGGCATCGAGGAGCCCGCGGCCCGCGAGGCCGTCGGCAAGTCGCGGCAGGGCACGCTGACGCTCCGCGCGTTCCACGAGGGCGGCCAGGTCGTCGTCGAGGTGGGCGACGACGGCGCCGGCATCGACCCCGAGAAGATCGGCGAGAGCGCGGTCCGCAAGGGCCTCGTCACCGCCGACCAGGCCGCGGCCATGTCCCCGACCGACGTCCTGCAGCTCATCTTCAAGCCCGGCTTCTCCACGGCCGCCGCCGTCACCAACGTCTCCGGCCGCGGCGTCGGCATGGACGTCGTCAAGACCAACATCGAGAACATCGGCGGCACCATCGAGGTCGAGTCGCAGCCCGGCCTCGGCACCACCTGCCGGCTGCGCATCCCGCTGACGCTCGCGATCGTGCCGGCGCTCACCGTCGACTGCGCGGGCGACACCTTCGCGGTGCCGCAGGTCAACCTGCTCGAGCTCGTCGCGCTGGACTCCGCGACCGCGAAGGACCGCGACGCCATCGAGCACGTCGGCGGCGCCGAGGTCTACCGGCTGCGCGGTCAGCTGCTTCCGCTCGTCCGCCTCGACGCGCTGCTGCACCGCGAGCGCAGCGGCGAGGAGGGCCGCTCGGGCGTCATCGCCGTCCTGCAGTCCGAGGGACGTCGTTTCGGCCTGGTCGTCGACCGTGTCGTCAACACCGAGGACATCGTCGTCAAGCCGCTGAGCCGGCTGCTCAAGAGCATCGGCATCTACTCCGGCGCCACCATCCTCGGCGACGGTCGCGTCTCGCTCATCCTCGACGTCCAGTGCATCGCCCGGACGGCGCTGCGGGCCGAGGCCATGGAACGCGTCGACCACGCGGGCAAGGGCGACGGCCTGCTCAGCACCGACCAGGAGCGCATGCTCGTCGTCGGCCTGGGCGAGGACCGCCGCGTCGCGATCCCGCTGGCGAGCGTCACGCGCCTCGAGGAGGTGCGGATCGCCGAGATCGAGCACGTCGGTCACCGCGAGGTCATCCGCCGCCAGGACGGCATCCTGCCGCTCATCCGGCTCGAGCAGCTGCTCGGCGGCTACGGCGACCCGGAGCGCGAGACGCTGCCGATCGTCGTCTACGCGAGCGAGGGACGCAGCGTCGCGATGGGCGTCGACAGCATCCTCGACATCGTCGACGCCTCCGCCGCCGCGCGCAGCGACATCGACGACAGCGGGCTGCTCGGCTCGCTCATCGTGAAGGAACGCGTGACCGAACTGCTCGACGTCCGCTCCGCGATCCTCGCGGCGGACCCCCGCTTCTACCAGTCGGCCGACTTCGCCGACGAGTTCGCCATCGAGGTGCCGGCATGA
- a CDS encoding chemotaxis protein CheW — MTHQLATFTLCNDLYGVPVDRVQEVLQDQRSTGVPLAPGAVSGLMNLRGEVVLVLDLRRRLALADRTAEETPTSVVIRIDGEVISLLVDRIGDVVDVDPAIFESPPETLGGVARELIEGAYKLDDRLLLALDVDRAVTVAA, encoded by the coding sequence ATGACCCACCAGCTCGCCACGTTCACGCTCTGCAACGACCTCTACGGCGTGCCCGTCGACCGGGTGCAGGAGGTCCTGCAGGACCAGCGCTCCACCGGCGTGCCGCTCGCCCCCGGCGCGGTGTCGGGCCTGATGAACCTGCGCGGCGAGGTCGTGCTCGTCCTCGACCTGCGGCGCCGGCTGGCGCTGGCCGACCGCACCGCGGAGGAGACGCCGACGAGCGTCGTCATCCGCATCGACGGCGAGGTCATCAGCCTGCTCGTCGACCGCATCGGCGACGTCGTGGACGTCGACCCCGCCATCTTCGAGTCGCCCCCGGAGACCCTCGGGGGCGTCGCCCGCGAGCTCATCGAGGGCGCCTACAAGCTCGACGACCGCCTGCTGCTGGCGCTCGACGTCGACCGCGCCGTCACCGTCGCGGCCTGA
- a CDS encoding GAF domain-containing protein → MFQRKAGAADQDARLDEARADVATIARIVAALATATSSDGAARIALDTVRDQFGWAYGSYWTVDEQRELRFAAESGTVDTEFARITATASFAEGVGLNGRAWKQRELVFVADLGEVTDCVRRPAAQRAGVRSGICFPLFDAGEVVGTMDFFTTETLNPSPERLDVLRSVGVLVSQAMERIGDAERQRKAAQDTEAVNAVLRKLSDARDKGSALSAALQTIRSEFDWQYGSYWQLDEAAGVLRFEIESGDAGQEFRDVTMSASFAKGVGLSGRTWERRDLYFVEDLAEMTDCVRAPVAQRAGVKSGVCLPVLVDGAVVGTMDFFATRKLIISDSRAAALRNTAFLLGDTLERLAAADRLQTAGVELAQSIEEVERNVVSATSVAEDGRRLADEADDQMATLGHASQEISNVVHVIQGIAAQTNLLALNATIEAARAGEAGKGFAVVAGEVKELATETARATTDVDAKVSAIQRQVELVTVSLRDIKESVERINETQVLISGVLTEQAAVTRAILD, encoded by the coding sequence TTGTTCCAGCGAAAGGCAGGCGCGGCCGACCAGGACGCGCGACTCGACGAGGCCAGGGCCGACGTCGCGACGATCGCACGCATCGTCGCGGCGCTGGCCACGGCCACCAGCTCCGACGGGGCCGCGCGTATCGCGCTCGACACCGTCCGCGACCAGTTCGGCTGGGCCTACGGGTCCTACTGGACGGTGGACGAGCAGCGCGAACTGCGCTTCGCCGCCGAGTCCGGCACCGTCGACACGGAGTTCGCCCGCATCACGGCGACGGCGAGCTTCGCCGAGGGCGTGGGCCTGAACGGTCGCGCGTGGAAGCAGCGCGAGCTCGTCTTCGTCGCCGACCTCGGCGAGGTGACCGACTGCGTACGCCGCCCCGCCGCCCAGCGGGCCGGGGTGCGTAGCGGCATCTGCTTCCCGCTCTTCGACGCCGGCGAGGTCGTCGGCACGATGGACTTCTTCACCACCGAGACCCTGAACCCGTCGCCCGAGCGGCTCGACGTGCTGCGCAGCGTGGGCGTCCTGGTCTCCCAGGCGATGGAGCGCATCGGCGACGCCGAGCGGCAGCGCAAGGCCGCGCAGGACACCGAGGCGGTCAACGCCGTGCTGCGCAAGCTCAGCGACGCCCGCGACAAGGGGTCGGCGCTCTCGGCGGCGCTGCAGACGATCCGCAGCGAGTTCGACTGGCAGTACGGCTCGTACTGGCAGCTCGACGAGGCTGCCGGCGTGCTCCGCTTCGAGATCGAGTCCGGCGACGCGGGGCAGGAGTTCCGCGACGTCACGATGTCGGCCTCGTTCGCCAAGGGCGTCGGGCTGTCGGGTCGGACGTGGGAACGTCGCGACCTGTACTTCGTCGAGGACCTCGCCGAGATGACCGACTGCGTGCGCGCACCGGTCGCGCAGCGGGCCGGCGTCAAGTCCGGCGTCTGCCTGCCCGTCCTCGTCGACGGCGCGGTCGTCGGAACGATGGACTTCTTCGCCACCCGCAAGCTGATCATCTCCGACAGTCGGGCCGCCGCGTTGCGCAACACCGCGTTCCTGCTCGGCGACACCCTCGAACGCCTCGCCGCGGCGGACCGGCTGCAGACGGCGGGCGTCGAACTCGCCCAGTCGATCGAGGAGGTCGAGCGCAACGTCGTGTCCGCCACCTCGGTGGCCGAGGACGGGCGTCGGCTGGCCGACGAGGCCGACGACCAGATGGCGACCCTCGGGCACGCGAGCCAGGAGATCAGCAACGTCGTGCACGTGATCCAGGGCATCGCGGCGCAGACCAACCTGCTCGCGCTCAACGCGACGATCGAGGCCGCCCGGGCCGGCGAGGCCGGCAAGGGCTTCGCCGTCGTCGCCGGCGAGGTCAAGGAGCTCGCGACCGAGACCGCCCGGGCGACGACCGACGTCGACGCCAAGGTCTCGGCCATCCAGAGGCAGGTCGAGCTGGTCACGGTGTCCCTGCGCGACATCAAGGAATCGGTCGAGCGGATCAACGAGACCCAGGTGTTGATCAGCGGTGTGCTCACCGAGCAGGCCGCGGTCACCAGGGCCATCCTGGACTGA
- a CDS encoding EAL and HDOD domain-containing protein, with protein sequence MGFSDVIVGRQGVHRTSGLAGYELLFRSNVTASGQAPTADQRTAAVMVAAVSIGLERLVSDHGIFCAADRAVLTGEVPMLLPPERTVLSVAGGARVDDEVVAGCRELVRRGFTLAVSHDSPAADAPELLELADIVRVDTALASSSAVTDAVSAYEEHKVTLLADRVANRTDLPLLADAGFELFQGFALDRPTVVAGKAVSPGSVRNLSALAGLMGSDVDFEELEALLRRDPALAYHVMQLASLGRPGETRVAVDSIRTALVRAGVRRVKNWLAVLLARPSGRETECYDQLVTVLLRARACEQITQSRSPGSAGMAFAAGMLSGLDILLETPLDEIAATLELTPELHDAAFGGGGELSDIVRGVTAYQLTGADTGHLPRDQVEDAFASAFPWAFDCADAAVR encoded by the coding sequence GTGGGTTTCAGCGACGTGATCGTCGGCAGGCAAGGAGTCCACCGTACGAGCGGCCTCGCCGGGTACGAGCTGCTGTTCCGCAGCAACGTGACGGCGAGCGGTCAGGCTCCGACGGCCGACCAGCGCACCGCCGCGGTCATGGTCGCCGCCGTGTCGATCGGCCTCGAACGTCTGGTGTCCGACCACGGCATCTTCTGCGCCGCCGACCGCGCGGTCCTCACCGGCGAGGTCCCGATGCTGCTGCCGCCCGAGCGCACCGTGCTCTCGGTCGCGGGCGGCGCCCGCGTCGACGACGAGGTCGTGGCCGGCTGCCGGGAACTGGTCCGGCGCGGTTTCACCCTCGCGGTGAGCCACGACAGCCCCGCGGCCGACGCGCCCGAGCTGCTCGAGCTGGCCGACATCGTGCGCGTCGACACGGCCTTGGCGTCCTCCAGCGCGGTGACCGACGCGGTGTCCGCGTACGAGGAGCACAAGGTCACGCTGCTGGCCGACCGCGTCGCGAACCGCACCGATCTGCCGCTGCTCGCCGACGCCGGCTTCGAGCTGTTCCAGGGCTTTGCGCTCGACCGGCCGACGGTCGTGGCGGGCAAGGCGGTGAGCCCGGGGTCGGTGCGCAACCTCAGCGCGCTCGCCGGTCTCATGGGCAGCGACGTCGACTTCGAGGAGCTCGAGGCGCTGCTCCGGCGGGACCCGGCGCTGGCCTACCACGTGATGCAGCTGGCCTCGCTCGGCCGCCCCGGCGAGACGCGGGTGGCGGTCGACTCGATCCGGACCGCGCTGGTGCGCGCCGGGGTGCGGCGCGTCAAGAACTGGCTCGCCGTGCTGCTGGCCCGGCCGAGCGGCCGCGAGACCGAGTGCTACGACCAGCTCGTCACCGTGCTGCTGCGGGCCCGCGCCTGCGAGCAGATCACGCAGTCGCGCTCCCCCGGCTCGGCCGGGATGGCCTTCGCGGCCGGCATGCTGTCCGGCCTCGACATCCTGCTCGAGACGCCCCTCGACGAGATCGCGGCCACCCTCGAGCTGACGCCCGAGCTGCACGACGCCGCGTTCGGCGGCGGCGGCGAGCTCTCGGACATCGTCCGCGGCGTCACCGCCTACCAGCTCACCGGCGCCGACACCGGGCACCTGCCGCGCGACCAGGTCGAGGACGCGTTCGCGTCCGCGTTCCCCTGGGCGTTCGACTGCGCCGACGCCGCCGTGCGCTGA
- a CDS encoding protein-glutamate methylesterase/protein-glutamine glutaminase, with the protein MTASRRIRVLVVDDSIVVRKIVTDVLSQDPHIDVVGTAVNGRVGLTKIAQLEPDLVTLDVEMPEMDGLSALKAIREKWARLPVIMFSTLTEPGAAVALEALSLGASDYVTKPANVGSVSESMASVRDQLIPRVHALAGRAAGITRGTTPPPPPRGVAPRPATGSPVASAPRTIGRQVGHVAAAPRSGPRATSAPKILAIGCSTGGPQALTGVLQALPGSFPLPIVVVQHMPPVFTAQFAARLDRTCQLTVVEAKGGESLRPGTVYIAPGDYHMELAAAGAKAPPVTTLNQGPPVCFCRPAVDVLFQSVAAQYGAGTLAVVLTGMGHDGRTGAGRIRDVGGSVLVQDEQSSVVWGMPGAIAAAGLADEILPLDSIAGAIRTRVSASPTLAGAR; encoded by the coding sequence GTGACCGCGAGCCGCCGCATCCGCGTCCTCGTCGTCGACGACTCCATCGTGGTGCGCAAGATCGTCACCGACGTGCTCTCCCAGGACCCGCACATCGACGTCGTCGGCACCGCCGTCAACGGCCGTGTCGGCCTCACCAAGATCGCCCAGCTCGAGCCCGACCTCGTCACCCTCGACGTCGAGATGCCCGAGATGGACGGACTGTCCGCCCTGAAGGCGATCCGTGAGAAGTGGGCCAGGCTGCCGGTCATCATGTTCAGCACGCTCACCGAGCCCGGCGCTGCCGTCGCGCTCGAGGCGCTCTCGCTGGGTGCGAGCGACTACGTGACGAAGCCGGCGAACGTCGGCAGCGTCAGCGAGTCGATGGCGAGCGTGCGCGACCAGCTCATCCCGCGCGTCCACGCCCTCGCCGGCCGGGCCGCCGGCATCACCCGGGGAACGACCCCGCCGCCCCCGCCGCGCGGCGTCGCCCCCCGCCCCGCCACCGGCTCCCCGGTCGCGAGCGCGCCCCGGACGATCGGCCGGCAGGTCGGCCACGTCGCGGCCGCGCCCCGCAGCGGGCCCCGCGCGACCAGCGCGCCCAAGATCCTCGCCATCGGCTGCTCGACGGGCGGCCCGCAGGCGTTGACCGGAGTCCTGCAGGCCCTGCCCGGCAGCTTCCCGCTGCCGATCGTGGTCGTGCAGCACATGCCGCCGGTCTTCACCGCGCAGTTCGCCGCCCGGCTCGACCGCACCTGCCAGCTCACCGTCGTCGAGGCGAAGGGCGGCGAGTCCCTGCGCCCGGGCACCGTCTACATCGCGCCCGGTGACTACCACATGGAGCTGGCGGCGGCCGGGGCGAAGGCGCCGCCGGTCACCACGCTCAACCAGGGCCCGCCGGTGTGCTTCTGCCGGCCGGCCGTGGACGTGCTCTTCCAGAGCGTCGCCGCGCAGTACGGCGCCGGCACGCTCGCCGTGGTCCTGACCGGTATGGGGCACGACGGCCGTACCGGTGCCGGTCGCATCCGCGACGTCGGCGGCAGCGTCCTCGTGCAGGACGAGCAGTCCTCCGTCGTGTGGGGCATGCCGGGGGCCATCGCGGCCGCCGGTCTCGCCGACGAGATCCTCCCGCTGGACTCGATCGCCGGTGCCATCCGCACCCGCGTGTCCGCCAGCCCGACCCTGGCAGGCGCCCGATGA
- a CDS encoding CheR family methyltransferase — protein MTLTTENFDYVREMVHRDSAIVLAPGKEYLVEARLTPLARSSGATTVDDFVARIRVARDLAMRAKVIDALTTNETSWYRDGDPFTALRNTVLPEIVGRPGFDGTVRIWSAACSSGQEPYTIAMEIADMASGRPLNASILATDLSPTMVERTKAGRYSQLEVNRGMPATRLVQHFTREGTEWVVSSRLRSMVRTQTMNLASPFGAIGKFDVVFLRNVLIYFDVPTKRQILQRVRAVMRPNAYLFLGSAEVTIGVDDGWRRSAAGRSSFYQPATGA, from the coding sequence ATGACGCTGACCACGGAGAACTTCGACTACGTCCGGGAGATGGTGCATCGCGACAGCGCGATCGTGCTCGCCCCGGGCAAGGAGTACCTCGTCGAGGCAAGGCTCACGCCGCTCGCGCGGTCCTCCGGCGCGACGACGGTCGACGACTTCGTCGCCCGGATCCGCGTGGCCCGCGACCTCGCGATGCGCGCGAAGGTCATCGACGCGCTGACCACGAACGAGACGTCGTGGTACCGCGACGGCGACCCGTTCACCGCGCTGCGCAACACGGTGCTGCCCGAGATCGTCGGCCGGCCCGGTTTCGACGGCACGGTGCGCATCTGGTCGGCGGCCTGCTCGAGCGGTCAGGAGCCGTACACGATCGCAATGGAGATCGCCGACATGGCGTCCGGGCGGCCGCTGAACGCGAGCATCCTCGCCACCGACCTGTCGCCGACGATGGTCGAGCGCACCAAGGCCGGCCGCTACAGCCAGCTCGAGGTCAACCGCGGCATGCCGGCGACCCGGCTCGTCCAGCACTTCACCCGCGAGGGCACCGAATGGGTCGTGTCGTCCCGGCTGCGTTCGATGGTGCGGACGCAGACGATGAACCTGGCCTCGCCGTTCGGGGCGATCGGCAAGTTCGACGTGGTGTTCCTGCGCAACGTGCTCATCTACTTCGACGTGCCGACCAAGCGGCAGATCCTGCAGCGTGTTCGTGCCGTGATGCGTCCGAACGCTTATCTCTTCCTCGGATCGGCCGAGGTAACCATCGGTGTGGACGACGGCTGGCGCCGTTCGGCCGCCGGCCGCAGTTCCTTCTACCAGCCCGCGACAGGAGCCTGA